From Quercus lobata isolate SW786 chromosome 1, ValleyOak3.0 Primary Assembly, whole genome shotgun sequence, one genomic window encodes:
- the LOC115975105 gene encoding exosome complex component RRP45A-like isoform X1 encodes METRLANIWRLTVNEKKFIETALQSDLRIDGRRPFDFRNISIKFSREEGSAEVQLGQTHVMAFVTAQLTQPYKDRPNEGTLSMFTEFSPMADPSFEPGRPSEAAVELGRVIDRGLRESRAVDTESLCVLSGKSVWAVRVDLHILDNGGNLVDAANIAALAALLTFRRPECSLGGEDGQQVIVHPPEVREPLPLIIHHLPIAVTFAFFSNESTVVVDPTHYEEAVMGGRMTATLNANNDICAIQKAGGEGVLQSVIMQCLRIAGQKAYDISTKIKNAVESYNTERALRKIKRHPSSVALDISGAGVNIGKNQNKPVPQKGDSERSNLTSEKSVADQSMDIEGEAKSSEQQQTNKIDGDAKNFVGGPSSWDPYSAGVNSDFLKASLASRGTTMPSRKEQDSRGENMSGEAKPVEPPEDINVSSSNIEASETVLRTNGEKTLKDAVKPKNKRKMKSSSTSER; translated from the exons atggAGACCAGATTAGCCAATATATGGCGTTTAACAGTGAACGAGAAGAAATTCATCGAAACCGCATTGCAATCCGATCTCCGAATCGACGGTCGTCGTCCCTTCGATTTTCGCAACATTTCCATCAAATTCTCCAG aGAAGAGGGGTCTGCGGAGGTGCAGTTGGGTCAGACCCATGTGATGGCCTTTGTGACTGCCCAATTGACGCAGCCCTACAAGGACAGGCCCAACGAGGGCACGCTTTCGATGTTCACTGAGTTTTCGCCCATGGCCGATCCTTCGTTTGAGCCTGGCCGTCCTAGTGAGGCTGCTGTGGAGTTGGGACGCGTAATTGACCGTGGTCTTAG GGAAAGCAGAGCTGTGGATACAGAATCACTGTGCGTTCTTTCTGGGAAGTCAGTATGGGCAGTCCGCGTTGATCTTCATATTCTTGATAATGGGGG aAACCTTGTTGATGCTGCTAATATTGCTGCTTTGGCTGCTCTCTTGACATTTCGGAGGCCAGAGTGTTCATTAGGAGGAGAAGATGGTCAGCAAGTGATAGTGCACCCACCTGAG GTTCGGGAGCCACTTCCTTTGATAATACATCACCTACCTATAGCAGTAACCTTTGCCTTTTTCAGTAATGAGAGCACTGTG GTCGTAGACCCAACCCACTATGAAGAGGCTGTTATGGGGGGACGAATGACTGCCACACTTAATGCAAATAATGATATTTGTGCTATTCAAAAAGCTGGAGGTGAGGGTGTTTTGCAGAGTGTAATTATGCAATGTTTGCGAATTGCTGGTCAGAAGGCTTATGATATctctaccaaaataaaaaatgca GTTGAATCATACAACACAGAAAGAGCATTACGGAAGATAAAGCGCCACCCTTCTTCGGTTGCTTTGGACATCAGTGGAGCTGGTGTTAATATAGGGAAGAACCAAAACAAACCTGTTCCCCAGAAGGGTGACAGTGAGAGATCAAATCTGACATCTGAGAAGAGCGTGGCTGATCAAAGTATGGACATAGAAGGTGAAGCCAAATCATCTGAACAACAGCAAACTAACAAAATAGATGGAGATGCTAAGAACTTCGTTGGAGGCCCCTCAAGTTG GGACCCTTACTCTGCAGGCGTTAATTCAGATTTCCTGAAAGCCTCTCTAGCTTCACGTG GAACAACAATGCCAAGTAGGAAAGAACAGGACTCAAGGGGAGAAAATATGTCAGGTGAAGCCAAGCCAGTGGAACCACCTGAAGATATTAATGTATCTTCCTCAAATATTGAGGCGTCAGAAACTGTGTTGCGGacaaatggagagaaaactttaAAGGATGCTGTGAAGCCCAagaacaagagaaaaatgaagTCGTCCTCCACTAGTGAGAGATGA
- the LOC115975105 gene encoding exosome complex component RRP45A-like isoform X2, whose product METRLANIWRLTVNEKKFIETALQSDLRIDGRRPFDFRNISIKFSREEGSAEVQLGQTHVMAFVTAQLTQPYKDRPNEGTLSMFTEFSPMADPSFEPGRPSEAAVELGRVIDRGLRESRAVDTESLCVLSGKSVWAVRVDLHILDNGGNLVDAANIAALAALLTFRRPECSLGGEDGQQVIVHPPEVREPLPLIIHHLPIAVTFAFFSNESTVVVDPTHYEEAVMGGRMTATLNANNDICAIQKAGGEGVLQSVIMQCLRIAGQKAYDISTKIKNAVESYNTERALRKIKRHPSSVALDISGAGVNIGKNQNKPVPQKGDSERSNLTSEKSVADQSMDIEGEAKSSEQQQTNKIDGDAKNFVGGPSSWNNNAK is encoded by the exons atggAGACCAGATTAGCCAATATATGGCGTTTAACAGTGAACGAGAAGAAATTCATCGAAACCGCATTGCAATCCGATCTCCGAATCGACGGTCGTCGTCCCTTCGATTTTCGCAACATTTCCATCAAATTCTCCAG aGAAGAGGGGTCTGCGGAGGTGCAGTTGGGTCAGACCCATGTGATGGCCTTTGTGACTGCCCAATTGACGCAGCCCTACAAGGACAGGCCCAACGAGGGCACGCTTTCGATGTTCACTGAGTTTTCGCCCATGGCCGATCCTTCGTTTGAGCCTGGCCGTCCTAGTGAGGCTGCTGTGGAGTTGGGACGCGTAATTGACCGTGGTCTTAG GGAAAGCAGAGCTGTGGATACAGAATCACTGTGCGTTCTTTCTGGGAAGTCAGTATGGGCAGTCCGCGTTGATCTTCATATTCTTGATAATGGGGG aAACCTTGTTGATGCTGCTAATATTGCTGCTTTGGCTGCTCTCTTGACATTTCGGAGGCCAGAGTGTTCATTAGGAGGAGAAGATGGTCAGCAAGTGATAGTGCACCCACCTGAG GTTCGGGAGCCACTTCCTTTGATAATACATCACCTACCTATAGCAGTAACCTTTGCCTTTTTCAGTAATGAGAGCACTGTG GTCGTAGACCCAACCCACTATGAAGAGGCTGTTATGGGGGGACGAATGACTGCCACACTTAATGCAAATAATGATATTTGTGCTATTCAAAAAGCTGGAGGTGAGGGTGTTTTGCAGAGTGTAATTATGCAATGTTTGCGAATTGCTGGTCAGAAGGCTTATGATATctctaccaaaataaaaaatgca GTTGAATCATACAACACAGAAAGAGCATTACGGAAGATAAAGCGCCACCCTTCTTCGGTTGCTTTGGACATCAGTGGAGCTGGTGTTAATATAGGGAAGAACCAAAACAAACCTGTTCCCCAGAAGGGTGACAGTGAGAGATCAAATCTGACATCTGAGAAGAGCGTGGCTGATCAAAGTATGGACATAGAAGGTGAAGCCAAATCATCTGAACAACAGCAAACTAACAAAATAGATGGAGATGCTAAGAACTTCGTTGGAGGCCCCTCAAGTTG GAACAACAATGCCAAGTAG